In the Flavobacterium sp. 90 genome, AAATAAAGTTCTAACACTTGCTGAACGTGTTAACAACTGTATTATGAGACCACATTCCGGAAAACCACTTCCGCTTGACGGAAAAGAAATGGTTGCTTTTTTATCTTACTTTAAATGGATCAGCAAATTTGTTCCTAAAGACGGAAATTATAAAGGTGCTAAAAATTTAGAAATCGAATTTCCAGATGTTGCAGCAAGTCCGGAAAGAGGAAAACAATTGTTTATTGAAAATTGTGCCCGTTGCCACGGAAATAATGGCGAAGGACAATACAATGCCGACAAATCAGGTTATACTTATCCTCCGCTTTGGGGAGAATACGGATATCAGCCGGGTTCAAGCATGCACAGAGTTATCAAACAGGCACAATGGTTAAAAAGCAATATGCCTTATGATAAAGTAACCATTGGCAAACCATACCTTACAGATACACAAGCACTTGATATTGCGGCTTATGTAAATGATGATTCACAACACACAAGACCAAATCCTAAAACATTTGATTATCCTAACAAAATGGGCAAACCAATTGATTACTCACATAGTCCTTTTCAGGATAATTTTACCGAAGAACAACACAAATACGGACCTTACAAACCTATTATTGCCTACTGGAAAAAGAATGGATGGAAAGCCGTTTACTAACTTATTAACTACGCTTACTTTTTAAACCTGAACATTAAAAACAATGAAACCAAACCTAAAAAACAGACAAATTTTAAGTCGAATATTGATCCTGTGTATTTGCATTTTCAGTATTCCGTTGGCTGCACAACAAATAAAATATACAGATAGCAATGACAGCTGGAATCCTAATTTGTTAGGAAATCACCGTGTTGCAGTCGAATTTACCGGCAAAGATAATGTTGCAAAAACAACGATCGAATGGCGCAGAAGAGACGAAAAACCGGAACTAAAAAGAATCATTGTTCAAGATGCATCAGGCAAGGAAATCCAAAACGTAAAAACGACTGATATAAACAGAGAAAAAGGTACCATTTACTTTGAGCCAGTTTCAGGAAAAGGAACTTATTATGTGTATTATATGCCTTATATTGATGAAGGCGATGCTAATTATCCAAAAGGAGTTTATGCTAAAACTGAAGATAAAGCAGATGCACAATGGTTGTCTAAAATCAAACCGAATCTAGCTGATAATTGTACTGTAAAAGAAATTCAGAGTATAAACGCTTTCAATAGTTTTTATCCAATGGAAGTTATTGCAACTGCGGCAGAAACAAATGATTTGGTTGCAAAAAACACCGGTAATTCATTCTTGGTTTTTCCGGAAGACAGAATATATTCTATCCGAATGAAAAATAATTTACCACAAAGATGGATTCAAAAAGGAGTTCAAAATACTTTTGCAGATACCGCTTTAAAAGGAGAATATTTAGCTTTTCAATTAGGCGTTTATGCATTACAGGATTTAGGAAATGTAAAAGTTACTTTTTCAAATTTAATCAGTGCAAACGGAGCTATAATTGAAGCAAAAGACATCAACTGCATCAATACAGACGGAACTCGTTATGACGGATCTCCTTTTGCTGCAAATGTTTCTGTTTCTAAAGGAAAAATACAAGCATTGTGGTGCGGAATCGACGTTCCTCAAACTGCTGCTGCTGGAAGTTATACCGGAAAAGCTACTGTAATTGCTGACGGAAAATCTACAGCAATCACGCTTCAAATAAAAGTAAGTGATGAAATTACTAAAAACGGTGGAATCGATTCTCCGGAAAAAATGACCCGTCTAAAATGGTTAAATTCTACTTTAGCACAAGAAAATACAGTTATTGCGCCTTATACCCCGTTAGTTGTAAAAGATTCTGAAATTTCTTTATTAGGAAGAAAACTAAGTCTTGGCGCAAACGGATTTCCATCACAAATTCAAACTTACTTTACGCCGGAAATGACGTCAATTGGCACAAAAGCCAATGATGTTTTAAGCGCTCCCCTAGCCTTTCATTTTGTAGATGCATCAGGAAAAGAAACCGCACAATGGAAAAATACAGGACTTAAATTCACTAAAAAAGAAGCTGGAACCGTTGCTTGGGAAAGTACTTCTACATCACAATCTGTTCAAATGGATGTGAATGGTTCAATTGAATTTGATGGTTTTTTACATTATACAGTAAAAGTTACAGCGCTTGAAGATGTTACTTTTAATGATATTAATTTTCAAATGCCTTTTCAGCTAACATCAGCAAAATATATGATGGGATTGGGTCAAAAAGGTGGAGAACGTCCTGCAACTTTCGAATGGAAATG is a window encoding:
- a CDS encoding glycoside hydrolase domain-containing protein, producing MKPNLKNRQILSRILILCICIFSIPLAAQQIKYTDSNDSWNPNLLGNHRVAVEFTGKDNVAKTTIEWRRRDEKPELKRIIVQDASGKEIQNVKTTDINREKGTIYFEPVSGKGTYYVYYMPYIDEGDANYPKGVYAKTEDKADAQWLSKIKPNLADNCTVKEIQSINAFNSFYPMEVIATAAETNDLVAKNTGNSFLVFPEDRIYSIRMKNNLPQRWIQKGVQNTFADTALKGEYLAFQLGVYALQDLGNVKVTFSNLISANGAIIEAKDINCINTDGTRYDGSPFAANVSVSKGKIQALWCGIDVPQTAAAGSYTGKATVIADGKSTAITLQIKVSDEITKNGGIDSPEKMTRLKWLNSTLAQENTVIAPYTPLVVKDSEISLLGRKLSLGANGFPSQIQTYFTPEMTSIGTKANDVLSAPLAFHFVDASGKETAQWKNTGLKFTKKEAGTVAWESTSTSQSVQMDVNGSIEFDGFLHYTVKVTALEDVTFNDINFQMPFQLTSAKYMMGLGQKGGERPATFEWKWDVAHKNQDGAWIGNVNSGLQFSLRDEKYSRPLNTNFYLQKPLLLPTSWGNENKGGITITPNQKSVLVNAYSGARSMKKGDVLYYNFNLLITPFHKIDTDFQWNTKFYHKYSPIDTIAQTGATVINIHHANAINPYINYPFIEFKKMKSYIDEAHEKGLKVKIYNTVREVSNKAYETFALRSLGHEIYSPGKGGGFSWLQEHVGDDYIAAWFVPEIKDAAIVNSGMNRWHNYYVEGMNWLTQNVGIDGIYLDDVAFDRITMKRVKRVLTKDGHPGIIDLHSANQYNKSDGFNNSANLYMEHFPYINKLWFGEYFDYEKNQPDFFLTEVSGIPFGLMGEMLQSGGNPWRGMVYGMTNRLPWSDNADPRQIWKLWDNFGIKGSEMIGYWSENCPVKTNNDKILATVYKKNGSALISIASWADSDVKVKLTIDWKKLGINPAKATITAPEVTNFQPAQTFTAKDEITVPKGKGWLLIVK
- a CDS encoding c-type cytochrome codes for the protein MKKIILIGIFSALPIVVFNSCNTSNSQTLAAKTADDDSYITIDTSKIPDDQFGESVRYGRELMLKTAYYIGPNGIKGKYLGNKMNCTNCHQDAGTKPFAFNLMASHDNYPQYRGRENKVLTLAERVNNCIMRPHSGKPLPLDGKEMVAFLSYFKWISKFVPKDGNYKGAKNLEIEFPDVAASPERGKQLFIENCARCHGNNGEGQYNADKSGYTYPPLWGEYGYQPGSSMHRVIKQAQWLKSNMPYDKVTIGKPYLTDTQALDIAAYVNDDSQHTRPNPKTFDYPNKMGKPIDYSHSPFQDNFTEEQHKYGPYKPIIAYWKKNGWKAVY